Proteins encoded within one genomic window of Spirulina major PCC 6313:
- the tnpC gene encoding IS66 family transposase, translating into MHKRSEHQPPEKEPPSQGKRKPGGQPGHQGKTRKGFGRIDRYEMVRAQVCGYCGSQELSLVPRKTRRHEVAELIQPAIEVVEYEQQCCCCSRCGQETWGELPPQVLGGQSLGVGLQSLLVWLGNYAHMSYEKQQEFLEELGNITVGVGTLQATNERASQSVKPTVEELGNWVKHQDYAQVDETPWLVKGVKEWMWVVCGVGFCLFHAADTRSRAELETLLGRSFDGVLVSDDFSVYNGYEVKAQQKCLAHLRRHFKKVCKLRHGKNPELAKAFLDLIDTAFEQHRQWRETEDGAAYHQWAAGFIYEVKAAVEHWLPLAGHEAGLLLRSLRDKANQWWYFLSHPEIPPDNNRAERSLRLAVTKRKVCGGSRSMAGFAQTARLLSVIQTCRTQGRSVLSFLKQALMATASPEQVSMPSLIPAT; encoded by the coding sequence ATCCACAAACGCTCAGAACACCAACCCCCAGAAAAAGAGCCACCAAGCCAAGGAAAACGTAAACCCGGTGGGCAACCCGGTCATCAGGGAAAAACTCGCAAAGGGTTTGGCAGAATAGACCGCTACGAAATGGTGCGAGCACAAGTGTGTGGGTACTGTGGGAGCCAAGAGTTGAGCCTAGTCCCCCGAAAAACGCGCCGCCATGAAGTAGCCGAGTTAATCCAACCCGCCATAGAAGTAGTGGAGTATGAGCAGCAGTGCTGCTGTTGTAGCCGATGCGGACAGGAAACATGGGGAGAGTTACCGCCGCAAGTGCTGGGAGGTCAAAGCTTAGGAGTCGGGCTGCAATCCCTGTTGGTGTGGTTGGGGAACTACGCTCACATGAGCTATGAAAAGCAGCAGGAATTCCTAGAGGAACTGGGGAATATCACCGTGGGAGTAGGGACATTACAAGCGACCAACGAAAGGGCATCCCAAAGCGTTAAGCCGACAGTAGAGGAACTGGGAAACTGGGTGAAACACCAAGACTACGCCCAAGTGGATGAAACACCATGGCTAGTCAAGGGAGTGAAAGAGTGGATGTGGGTAGTGTGTGGGGTGGGTTTTTGCCTCTTCCACGCCGCTGATACTCGTTCAAGGGCGGAATTAGAGACCCTATTAGGTCGAAGCTTTGATGGTGTACTCGTCTCTGATGACTTCAGTGTGTACAACGGTTATGAGGTGAAAGCCCAGCAGAAGTGCTTGGCTCATCTAAGGCGGCACTTCAAGAAAGTCTGCAAGCTCAGGCATGGAAAAAATCCAGAGTTGGCGAAGGCATTCCTGGATTTGATTGACACAGCCTTTGAGCAGCATCGTCAGTGGCGTGAAACCGAGGATGGGGCTGCCTATCATCAATGGGCGGCGGGCTTTATCTATGAGGTGAAGGCGGCTGTGGAGCATTGGCTCCCCCTGGCTGGGCATGAGGCGGGCTTGTTATTGCGCTCTCTACGCGATAAGGCAAATCAGTGGTGGTATTTCCTGTCCCATCCAGAAATTCCCCCGGATAATAATCGTGCGGAACGCTCGTTGCGGTTGGCTGTAACCAAGCGTAAGGTTTGTGGTGGCTCGCGTTCGATGGCAGGTTTTGCCCAGACGGCAAGGTTACTGAGTGTGATTCAGACTTGTCGGACTCAAGGGCGTTCGGTGTTGAGTTTCTTGAAACAAGCTTTGATGGCGACGGCTTCTCCTGAGCAAGTCTCCATGCCTTCCCTCATCCCTGCTACCTGA
- the hydA gene encoding dihydropyrimidinase: protein MSQVLIRGGRIVTAVDDYHGDLLIENGRIEAIARHLDVPDAEIHDATGLLVMPGGIDVHTHMEGEQGPAMNCDTYASGTVSAAFGGTTTIVDFAYQNKGDGAKKTVEERLALADPQVCIDYSFHLILTDVNPDTLAELPDLINTEGISSFKMFMAYPDILMVDDASIYRTMSRVRDHGGMVNLHAENGAVIQVLIEEALAEGRTDPKYHGYTRPRLMEAEATHRAIRLAELAEIPVYIVHLSAPEALEMVVQARDRGVHAFAETCPHYLFLDKTEYDRPGFDAAKYVMTPPLREHDCQHHLWRGLRFDDLQLVATDHCPFCFNEQPLGLKYSKRIGADDFSKIPNGAPGVELRLVLLYDGGVKTGKINLNRFVQLTATAPAKMFGLFPQKGTIAVGSDADLVLFNPEKKQVLSAATHHSQVDYSLFEGREVTGKVEKVFSRGRLIVDGDRFLGQAGQGQFLKRGASGRIL from the coding sequence ATGAGTCAGGTTTTAATTCGGGGTGGGCGGATTGTGACGGCGGTGGATGATTACCATGGGGATCTGTTGATTGAGAATGGGCGAATTGAAGCGATCGCACGCCATCTTGACGTTCCCGACGCAGAAATTCATGATGCCACCGGGTTGCTCGTGATGCCCGGTGGGATTGATGTGCATACCCACATGGAAGGCGAGCAAGGCCCCGCCATGAATTGTGATACCTACGCTAGCGGAACAGTTTCGGCGGCCTTTGGGGGAACAACGACCATTGTTGATTTTGCCTATCAAAATAAAGGGGATGGGGCAAAGAAAACCGTTGAAGAACGGTTAGCATTAGCTGACCCGCAGGTTTGTATTGACTATAGTTTTCATCTGATTTTAACCGATGTCAATCCTGATACCTTGGCCGAACTTCCTGATCTGATTAATACCGAGGGAATTTCGAGCTTTAAAATGTTCATGGCGTATCCGGATATTTTGATGGTCGATGATGCGTCAATTTATCGCACCATGAGCCGAGTGCGGGATCATGGCGGCATGGTGAATTTGCACGCGGAAAACGGGGCAGTGATTCAGGTCTTGATTGAGGAGGCCTTAGCCGAAGGCCGCACCGATCCTAAATATCACGGTTATACCCGACCGCGTCTCATGGAAGCCGAAGCCACCCATCGGGCGATTCGCTTGGCAGAATTGGCAGAAATTCCGGTGTATATTGTCCATCTGTCGGCTCCTGAAGCGTTGGAAATGGTCGTGCAAGCCCGCGATCGCGGCGTTCATGCCTTCGCTGAAACCTGTCCCCATTACCTCTTTTTAGACAAAACTGAATACGATCGCCCCGGTTTTGATGCCGCCAAATATGTGATGACTCCGCCCTTACGCGAGCATGATTGTCAACATCATCTCTGGCGGGGTTTACGGTTTGATGATCTGCAATTAGTCGCGACGGATCACTGTCCGTTTTGCTTTAATGAACAACCCCTCGGTTTGAAGTATTCCAAACGCATTGGAGCCGACGACTTTTCCAAAATTCCCAACGGTGCGCCGGGGGTCGAATTACGCCTTGTTTTGCTCTATGATGGCGGCGTAAAAACCGGCAAAATCAACCTCAATCGCTTTGTTCAACTCACCGCCACCGCTCCGGCTAAAATGTTTGGCTTATTTCCCCAAAAAGGAACCATTGCTGTGGGCAGTGATGCCGATCTCGTCCTGTTTAATCCGGAGAAAAAACAGGTTTTGAGTGCAGCGACTCATCATTCTCAAGTGGATTACAGCCTTTTTGAAGGGCGAGAAGTAACGGGAAAAGTCGAGAAAGTCTTTTCACGGGGTCGGTTAATTGTGGACGGCGATCGCTTCCTCGGCCAGGCCGGCCAAGGACAATTCTTAAAGCGAGGCGCATCGGGGCGCATTCTTTAA
- a CDS encoding PAS domain-containing sensor histidine kinase has product MTLQSPQSDLSTSLHPAIAPDPLPQQFAQFEAHQHRWYEHLPGCLFQLHRTPTGQLSLRSLVGNSVRLLGCESWEGDQWLAAWQGEQLRSWHAAIAYSATHHTHLTWSGWLQTPQGRCDVWVSAHPERQTDGATLWDGMIMAQHSPAAATSPTQPRLNLRHTLHFDEPALRAIYEFNPAAVMFLDAQGFLDCNQATLQLFRCSDRDQFCAYHPSQLSPPQQTNQEPSDQLANHYIQAALTDGNVSFEWLHQRCDGTLFEAEVSLFRVHLAGVDCLQAIVRDITAQKQAAKTLADREQMLMAIVENAPIWIWKTDVNGHMHFINRTFCRDLGITPDAVYNVGHYKEAFGEEAVRNCLVSDAICLQQDEVYITPEVFPFVDGNLHHLETLKIRLKNQEGEVTGLVGLAVDMTERIHVEAKLRDYTNNLEKTLTELHHTQNQLIQSEKMSSLGQLVAGIAHEINNPVNFIYGNLRYANEYTENLLEVIHAYQQHYPNITGDLEELVENVDLDFLIKDLPKLLKSMHVGAERIRGIVTSLRSFSRLDESEIKAVNLHDGLDSTMMILNNRLKSKNHRPDIKVIKNYGDLPQVECYAGQINQVLMNFLANAIDAIDDHQPLEPCLTITTDWVDDQTVMIAITDNGHGMDAAIQTKLFTPFFTTKPVGQGTGLGLSISYQIIVDKHGGRLEVESVPGEGSTFKVLLPIQIKRETVERSTQF; this is encoded by the coding sequence ATGACACTCCAATCACCACAATCTGATTTAAGCACGTCGCTCCACCCCGCCATTGCCCCAGATCCATTACCGCAACAGTTTGCGCAATTTGAGGCACATCAGCACCGTTGGTATGAGCACCTCCCTGGTTGTCTGTTTCAACTGCACCGCACACCAACCGGGCAGTTATCCCTGCGATCGCTGGTGGGGAATAGTGTGCGGCTACTGGGATGTGAGTCCTGGGAGGGGGATCAATGGTTAGCCGCCTGGCAGGGTGAGCAATTGCGGTCTTGGCACGCTGCGATCGCATATTCCGCCACCCATCACACCCACTTAACCTGGTCAGGGTGGCTCCAAACGCCCCAAGGTCGTTGTGATGTTTGGGTTTCCGCCCACCCAGAACGCCAAACCGACGGTGCTACCCTTTGGGACGGGATGATTATGGCGCAACATTCCCCCGCTGCGGCGACCTCCCCCACTCAGCCTCGGCTCAACCTGCGCCACACACTGCATTTTGATGAGCCTGCATTACGTGCCATTTATGAATTCAATCCAGCGGCGGTGATGTTCCTCGATGCCCAAGGATTTTTAGATTGTAATCAAGCCACATTGCAGCTTTTTCGGTGTAGCGATCGCGATCAATTTTGTGCCTACCATCCCAGTCAACTTTCACCTCCCCAGCAAACCAATCAAGAACCCTCCGATCAACTCGCCAACCACTACATTCAAGCCGCTTTAACAGACGGCAACGTCAGTTTTGAATGGCTTCATCAACGGTGTGATGGCACTCTGTTTGAAGCGGAAGTCTCGTTATTTCGAGTTCATCTAGCCGGGGTTGATTGTCTTCAAGCCATTGTCCGTGATATCACTGCCCAAAAACAAGCAGCCAAAACCCTGGCCGATCGCGAACAAATGTTAATGGCGATCGTGGAAAATGCCCCGATTTGGATTTGGAAAACAGATGTTAACGGACATATGCACTTCATTAACCGCACCTTTTGTCGAGACCTCGGCATTACCCCCGATGCCGTTTACAATGTGGGGCATTACAAAGAAGCCTTTGGCGAAGAAGCCGTGCGCAATTGTCTCGTCTCTGATGCCATTTGTCTCCAGCAAGATGAGGTATACATTACACCGGAAGTCTTCCCCTTTGTAGACGGGAATTTACATCATCTTGAAACATTAAAAATTCGCTTAAAAAACCAAGAGGGCGAAGTCACTGGCTTAGTCGGGTTAGCCGTTGACATGACAGAGCGCATTCATGTTGAAGCTAAACTACGTGACTATACCAATAACCTAGAAAAAACACTAACTGAACTTCATCACACCCAGAATCAATTGATTCAGAGTGAAAAAATGTCAAGTTTAGGCCAATTAGTAGCCGGGATTGCTCACGAAATTAATAATCCTGTTAACTTCATTTATGGTAATCTGCGCTATGCCAATGAATACACCGAAAATTTACTCGAAGTAATTCATGCTTATCAGCAACACTATCCAAACATCACAGGTGATTTAGAAGAATTGGTCGAAAATGTGGATCTTGACTTTCTCATTAAAGATCTGCCTAAGCTACTCAAGTCAATGCATGTGGGAGCAGAGCGGATTCGTGGAATTGTGACATCCTTGCGCAGTTTCTCGCGTCTTGATGAATCTGAAATTAAAGCGGTCAATCTTCATGATGGTTTAGACAGTACAATGATGATTTTAAATAATCGTCTCAAGTCAAAGAACCACCGTCCAGATATTAAAGTCATCAAAAACTATGGTGATTTACCTCAAGTGGAATGTTACGCTGGTCAAATCAATCAAGTCTTGATGAATTTTTTGGCGAATGCCATTGATGCCATTGATGATCATCAACCCTTGGAACCGTGTTTAACGATCACGACTGACTGGGTGGATGATCAAACGGTAATGATCGCCATTACTGATAATGGCCATGGCATGGATGCAGCCATCCAAACGAAACTCTTTACACCCTTTTTCACGACAAAACCCGTGGGTCAGGGCACGGGTTTAGGGTTATCCATTAGCTATCAAATTATTGTGGATAAGCATGGTGGCAGGCTAGAAGTGGAGTCTGTGCCTGGGGAAGGAAGTACCTTTAAAGTGCTTTTGCCGATCCAGATTAAGCGCGAAACAGTTGAGCGAAGTACACAATTTTAA
- a CDS encoding sensor histidine kinase produces MLLKKSKDKKNNQHTSLITRLRLGFVLLAFSSVMLSGGIQIYLSWQQYIVQIKELQQARANNAAESINLYLDDLQRKLGYLARVQGLVEMDQAVQQQLLLGLTQHNDAYEYVAIADQTGAIITSVSPYETVDLESIADTPLFNRAFKQQEDYTSPVSSHSQTLRPMTTLATPIRDAQNNVAGVLIADINLSFLWFILSQINVGQSGYIYVVDDDQNLITRTGITVENFNLQPLDNEALFSEIELAIQADHLFTYQGLNTESVLGDATHIASTNWYVVVELPITEIYQPLRRSIGVGGVVLLMITLIGGVIGLLIARSIVSPLQRLTNAAIAISAGNLNTTVQVKAKNELGVLAQAFNQMIQQVQDLLKVAKLERKNAEQALHNFQQAQSQLIQSEKMSSLGQLVAGVAHEINNPVNFIYGNLVHAQGYTNDLLDLITLYQERYPDHDLEIENRVDEIDFEFLQEDLPKLFNSMKIGANRIRDIVLSLRNFSRLDEAELKAVDLHEGIDNTLLILNNRLKAKPTRPEIKVIKNYGDLPLTECYVGQINQVFMNFLANAIDAIEEYDHDRTAAEMAAHPSQITITTQSTADQNVTIAIADTGKGMNPETRQKLFTPFFTTKPIGKGTGLGLSISYQIVVDKHSGQITCESEVGAGTTFLITLPTQLKTAESLQGAQS; encoded by the coding sequence ATGTTACTTAAAAAAAGCAAAGATAAAAAAAATAATCAACATACTTCACTGATTACTCGATTGCGACTAGGATTCGTCCTGCTTGCATTTTCTAGTGTGATGCTGTCAGGAGGTATTCAGATTTATCTCAGTTGGCAACAGTATATTGTCCAAATCAAAGAATTACAACAGGCTCGTGCCAATAATGCAGCAGAATCTATTAATTTATATCTTGATGATTTACAGCGAAAGCTAGGCTATTTAGCGCGGGTGCAAGGTTTGGTGGAAATGGATCAGGCAGTGCAGCAACAATTACTGTTGGGCTTGACACAGCATAATGATGCCTATGAATATGTTGCGATCGCAGACCAAACCGGCGCTATCATAACCTCTGTTTCTCCCTATGAAACAGTAGATCTAGAATCCATTGCGGATACGCCTTTGTTTAACCGCGCCTTCAAACAGCAGGAAGACTACACCTCTCCGGTGAGTTCTCATTCCCAAACCTTGCGACCCATGACAACCCTTGCTACCCCTATCCGGGATGCTCAAAACAATGTAGCAGGGGTATTAATTGCAGATATTAATCTTTCATTTTTGTGGTTTATTTTATCTCAAATTAATGTGGGGCAGTCTGGTTACATTTATGTTGTTGATGATGATCAAAATCTGATCACAAGAACAGGTATCACGGTTGAGAACTTCAATCTTCAGCCTCTCGATAATGAGGCGTTATTTTCAGAAATTGAGTTAGCCATTCAAGCGGATCATTTGTTTACCTATCAAGGACTTAATACAGAGTCTGTCTTAGGTGATGCTACCCACATTGCGAGTACGAATTGGTATGTGGTTGTTGAACTTCCTATTACGGAGATCTATCAACCTCTCCGTCGCTCTATTGGGGTTGGGGGAGTTGTTTTGTTAATGATTACCTTGATCGGTGGTGTGATCGGGCTACTCATTGCTCGGTCTATTGTCTCTCCTTTACAACGGTTAACTAATGCAGCGATCGCAATTAGTGCAGGCAATCTTAATACCACCGTGCAGGTTAAGGCGAAAAATGAATTAGGTGTCCTCGCCCAAGCGTTTAATCAAATGATTCAACAGGTGCAAGACCTCTTGAAAGTTGCAAAATTAGAGCGAAAAAATGCAGAGCAAGCCTTGCACAATTTCCAACAAGCTCAAAGTCAATTGATTCAGAGTGAAAAAATGTCTAGCCTGGGGCAGTTAGTTGCAGGGGTTGCCCATGAAATCAATAATCCGGTGAATTTTATCTATGGTAATTTAGTGCATGCCCAGGGTTATACAAATGATTTGCTCGATCTGATCACTCTCTATCAAGAGCGTTATCCTGATCACGATCTCGAAATCGAAAATCGAGTGGATGAAATCGATTTTGAGTTTCTACAAGAGGATTTACCTAAGCTGTTTAACTCGATGAAGATTGGTGCGAATCGGATTCGAGATATTGTGCTTTCGTTACGTAATTTTTCTCGTTTGGATGAAGCGGAGCTAAAAGCTGTGGATCTCCATGAGGGGATTGATAACACACTCTTGATTCTTAATAATCGACTCAAAGCAAAGCCAACACGCCCAGAGATTAAGGTAATTAAAAACTATGGAGATTTACCGTTAACAGAGTGCTATGTGGGGCAAATTAATCAAGTTTTTATGAATTTTTTGGCGAATGCTATTGATGCTATTGAAGAGTATGATCACGATCGCACTGCGGCAGAAATGGCAGCTCACCCCAGTCAGATTACAATCACCACACAATCGACTGCGGATCAAAACGTGACGATCGCGATCGCAGATACAGGCAAAGGAATGAACCCTGAAACTCGCCAAAAACTGTTCACCCCATTTTTCACCACAAAACCCATTGGCAAAGGAACAGGACTAGGCTTATCCATTAGTTATCAAATTGTTGTGGATAAGCATTCGGGTCAAATCACCTGTGAATCTGAGGTGGGTGCTGGCACTACATTTTTGATTACATTACCGACTCAGCTTAAAACCGCTGAATCTTTGCAGGGTGCTCAATCGTAA
- a CDS encoding BMP family protein, protein MIKHRSFLQTLLLSFMSFSLMIACQAQPNIDTDSAPETATSSGLKVALVLTGSHEDKSWSQGGYEGLIQIEKEYNAEVEFTEYVSDEEAEDVMRQYANQDYELIIAHSGSFIEASEIVASEFPRTKFAVVTTYSGNNKNLGAVAFRSGEVGYLTGALAALTTTSNKVGYIVGNDYPVYQEEETLFRRGATETNDAVEVFTKFLGTWTDGKVAIDVVQDMLEQGVDVIAINADEAGVAAIEVLTEHPEVKIIGWTSDQYELAPDQILTSVLQDIPALVLNSATLTQQGRWEGKLYKFGLQEKIYDFAPFRDSVPSKIEDQFNQLKAEVISGDIDISP, encoded by the coding sequence ATGATCAAACATCGTTCCTTCTTGCAGACCCTTTTACTCAGCTTCATGAGCTTTTCTCTCATGATCGCTTGTCAAGCTCAACCGAATATAGACACCGACTCAGCCCCTGAAACAGCAACATCCAGTGGTCTAAAAGTTGCACTTGTTTTGACGGGATCTCATGAAGATAAAAGTTGGAGCCAAGGGGGGTATGAAGGATTAATACAGATTGAAAAAGAATATAACGCAGAAGTCGAATTCACAGAATATGTGAGTGATGAAGAAGCAGAAGATGTAATGCGTCAATATGCCAATCAAGATTATGAATTGATCATTGCCCACAGTGGTTCTTTTATTGAAGCATCGGAAATCGTTGCCAGTGAATTTCCTCGCACTAAATTTGCAGTCGTAACAACCTATAGCGGCAATAATAAAAACTTGGGTGCTGTTGCATTTCGTTCTGGTGAAGTGGGCTACTTGACCGGTGCATTAGCCGCATTAACAACAACCTCTAATAAAGTGGGCTACATTGTAGGAAATGACTACCCAGTCTATCAGGAAGAAGAAACCCTATTCCGACGGGGTGCTACCGAAACCAATGATGCGGTTGAAGTTTTCACTAAATTTTTAGGGACATGGACAGATGGTAAAGTAGCGATCGACGTTGTGCAAGATATGTTAGAGCAAGGCGTTGATGTGATTGCGATTAATGCAGATGAGGCAGGAGTTGCCGCCATTGAAGTCCTAACAGAGCATCCAGAGGTGAAGATCATCGGCTGGACTAGTGATCAATATGAACTTGCACCGGATCAGATCCTCACCAGCGTTTTACAAGATATCCCAGCCCTCGTGCTTAATTCTGCCACTCTGACACAACAGGGTCGTTGGGAAGGTAAACTGTATAAGTTTGGCTTACAAGAAAAAATTTATGATTTTGCTCCGTTCCGTGATTCAGTACCGTCTAAAATAGAAGATCAGTTCAATCAGTTAAAAGCAGAGGTTATCAGTGGTGATATTGACATTTCTCCTTAG
- a CDS encoding hydrogenase maturation protease, whose product MDAIPREVMTQLVIGYGNTLRCDDGVGQSVAAAVAAWALPAVVVRSCHQLTPELAAEIAEVERVIFIDVFPVHNEMPTEPLRVLPIEPEEGTGAMGHHLTPQRLLALTQALYGCCPAALWVLVPGMNFEFGETFSPLAASRHTEAIAILKPLLMP is encoded by the coding sequence ATGGATGCAATCCCTAGGGAAGTGATGACCCAGCTTGTGATTGGCTATGGTAATACGTTGCGTTGTGATGATGGCGTGGGGCAGTCTGTGGCGGCGGCGGTGGCGGCGTGGGCGTTGCCGGCGGTGGTGGTGCGATCGTGCCATCAACTTACCCCGGAACTCGCAGCGGAGATTGCCGAGGTGGAGCGCGTTATTTTTATTGATGTGTTTCCCGTCCATAACGAAATGCCCACTGAACCTCTGCGAGTTCTGCCCATCGAACCGGAGGAGGGGACAGGGGCGATGGGTCATCACCTCACTCCGCAACGTTTGCTTGCGTTGACCCAGGCGCTCTATGGTTGCTGTCCTGCTGCGCTGTGGGTGTTGGTTCCGGGGATGAATTTTGAATTTGGCGAAACCTTCTCACCCTTGGCGGCGAGCCGTCACACTGAAGCGATCGCAATTCTGAAGCCTTTGTTAATGCCATAA
- the hypA gene encoding hydrogenase maturation nickel metallochaperone HypA: protein MHELSLIEQTLEIALRNAQQQNATRIHRLTMRIGAASGVVPDALHFAFDVATQGTIAQNAQFTIETVPVSCCCPQCHTTFHPPDWIYECPTCHTFVSQVLTGREIELTSLEVS from the coding sequence ATGCACGAACTCAGTCTCATTGAACAGACCCTCGAAATCGCTCTCCGCAACGCCCAGCAGCAAAACGCCACCCGGATTCACCGTCTCACGATGCGGATCGGGGCGGCCTCTGGTGTTGTCCCCGATGCGCTCCATTTCGCGTTTGATGTGGCAACCCAAGGCACGATCGCCCAAAATGCCCAATTCACGATCGAAACCGTCCCCGTTTCCTGTTGCTGCCCTCAATGCCACACCACGTTTCATCCTCCCGACTGGATCTATGAATGCCCCACCTGTCACACCTTTGTCAGTCAAGTTCTGACCGGCCGGGAAATTGAACTCACGTCCCTAGAAGTGTCCTAG
- a CDS encoding HEAT repeat domain-containing protein codes for MQGVAGFVIGAAIASAVGVGLQRRKLEIVQAAHTTELSTLRKTLEQDYERQLKTATDALNVGQQRQTIALDQVNQEMQQQFAYEQENAVQAVRSHYETQLAAMTAQHRAELAALRQTLTPTVAPSLADLAKTAAIAIDRTQALNHPDPLYRCHAAQELHALVRAQPVRAAAEPWLADLACLSQDPEPAVRQSAIAAIADVKSDRVIPWLEQALRDPDPHVIQTAAHALNAFKTYTLQPSQPLPKNAAYNPE; via the coding sequence ATGCAAGGTGTAGCGGGTTTTGTGATTGGTGCAGCGATCGCCAGTGCTGTGGGTGTGGGGCTACAGCGTCGGAAGCTCGAAATAGTCCAGGCGGCCCATACAACGGAATTGAGCACCCTCCGGAAAACATTGGAACAGGACTATGAGCGACAGTTGAAAACGGCTACAGATGCGCTGAATGTTGGGCAACAGCGCCAAACCATCGCCCTAGACCAGGTGAACCAAGAGATGCAGCAACAGTTCGCCTACGAGCAAGAAAACGCAGTGCAGGCGGTGCGATCGCACTACGAAACCCAACTCGCGGCCATGACCGCCCAACATCGTGCCGAACTCGCAGCCCTGCGCCAAACCCTCACGCCAACGGTTGCCCCATCCCTAGCTGACCTCGCAAAAACGGCAGCGATCGCGATCGATCGAACCCAAGCCCTCAACCACCCCGACCCCCTCTATCGTTGCCACGCCGCCCAAGAACTCCACGCCCTCGTTCGCGCCCAACCTGTTCGCGCGGCGGCTGAACCCTGGCTTGCGGATTTAGCCTGTCTCAGTCAAGATCCAGAACCGGCCGTGCGTCAGTCAGCGATCGCCGCGATCGCTGACGTAAAGAGCGATCGGGTCATCCCCTGGCTAGAACAAGCCCTCCGCGACCCCGATCCCCACGTCATCCAAACCGCCGCCCACGCCCTCAATGCCTTCAAAACCTACACCCTTCAACCCTCCCAACCCCTGCCCAAAAACGCCGCCTACAACCCCGAATAA
- a CDS encoding SufE family protein has translation MSTSFPPALDKIVQRFQRRTDPKQRYQQLLWYANKLEAMPDTAKTPENQVKGCVSLVYITADLDDGKVTYRGDADAQLVKGLVALLIAGLNNLTPAEILAVEPNFIEMMGLNASLTPSRANGFFNIFQMMKNKALAFQLAASGES, from the coding sequence ATGTCTACCTCATTCCCGCCCGCTCTCGATAAAATCGTCCAACGCTTTCAACGGCGCACCGACCCCAAGCAACGCTATCAACAACTCCTCTGGTACGCCAACAAACTCGAAGCCATGCCCGACACTGCCAAAACCCCAGAAAATCAAGTCAAAGGCTGCGTTTCTTTGGTCTACATTACCGCCGACCTTGACGACGGCAAAGTCACCTATCGAGGCGATGCCGACGCTCAACTCGTCAAAGGACTAGTCGCCCTCTTAATCGCTGGATTAAACAATCTCACTCCCGCCGAAATTCTCGCCGTTGAACCGAATTTCATCGAAATGATGGGCTTAAACGCCAGCCTCACCCCCTCCCGCGCTAATGGTTTTTTCAACATCTTTCAAATGATGAAAAACAAAGCCCTCGCGTTCCAACTCGCCGCCAGCGGTGAATCATAG
- a CDS encoding DUF1295 domain-containing protein codes for MTQDHQITQKLPLTQLDAINIAKALTIVLLISYALYFGINGVRQIIYLCLHITYCVWWLIEQWLFPSRRQQIFQDQVDWVTLLSILMFVGGIYSLPGYLACINTTVVSYLAIAFSIPLFMIGSLINATADIQKLTAKKYNSGLVKDEIWRISQNINYFGDLMRYLSFAIISGSLWSYILPGLIFIMYLFRIKEKRVPMQEKYADYPEYSTNTKQLIPGIW; via the coding sequence ATGACCCAGGATCATCAAATTACACAGAAACTTCCCCTAACCCAATTAGATGCGATCAATATCGCGAAAGCTCTAACCATTGTATTGCTGATCAGCTATGCGCTCTATTTTGGAATCAATGGTGTTCGACAAATAATTTACCTGTGCCTTCACATCACGTACTGTGTTTGGTGGTTAATTGAACAATGGTTATTTCCTAGTCGCCGTCAGCAGATTTTTCAAGATCAGGTGGATTGGGTGACGTTATTGAGCATTTTGATGTTTGTAGGGGGTATCTATTCATTGCCTGGCTATTTAGCATGCATCAATACGACTGTCGTTAGCTACTTAGCGATCGCATTCTCCATTCCACTTTTTATGATTGGTAGTTTAATCAATGCAACCGCCGACATTCAAAAACTCACTGCAAAAAAATACAACTCAGGTCTAGTCAAGGATGAGATTTGGCGTATTTCCCAAAATATCAACTACTTTGGTGATCTCATGCGTTATCTGAGTTTTGCGATTATTTCGGGTTCGCTCTGGAGTTATATTCTTCCAGGGCTTATTTTTATCATGTATTTATTCCGAATCAAAGAAAAACGAGTTCCTATGCAGGAAAAATATGCTGATTATCCTGAATACAGCACAAACACCAAGCAACTGATTCCAGGAATTTGGTAG